Proteins found in one Aminivibrio pyruvatiphilus genomic segment:
- a CDS encoding TRAP transporter large permease: protein MGTVVLFGLFALFLVIKIPIPFSLALSGIFTLLFVTGRPVVVVVQRMATSMESFSLLAIPLFILAGEIINKSGAGERLVKFANRLVGHITGGLAHSNILASMFFGGISGSASADTAAIGSILIPAMAKSGYSKEFATAVTITSSPIGNLIPPSITLVIFGWLAGVQISRLFIAGIVPGILVGCMLMALSFFISKKHNFGTHQEFDLKELWLSFVDSLPALVLPIIILGGMFTGIFTATEAAAVAVVYSFLISIFIYRKPALSELPAVFVKSCKLSGGVVLLIAMTGGFGWIMSIEKIPQYLSAAFLSVTPNGLVFLFSVIAISLIVGCFLTPTSALVLLVPILFPVAQTFRVDPLHFGMVLVSALVIGHVTPPVGLCLYIGSSISGIPVSKLIKPIMPFFGVLVLLSVLIALFPEIVLLLPRLLL, encoded by the coding sequence ATGGGAACTGTCGTTTTATTCGGTTTGTTTGCCCTGTTTTTGGTGATAAAAATACCTATTCCTTTTTCTCTTGCGTTAAGCGGCATTTTTACGCTGTTATTCGTGACAGGAAGGCCTGTCGTTGTGGTTGTACAGCGGATGGCTACCAGCATGGAATCTTTTTCTCTCCTGGCGATTCCCCTTTTTATTCTTGCGGGTGAGATCATCAACAAGAGCGGAGCGGGCGAGCGGCTCGTCAAGTTTGCAAACCGGCTTGTCGGTCATATAACCGGGGGGCTTGCCCACAGCAATATTCTTGCCAGTATGTTTTTCGGGGGAATTTCCGGTTCTGCTTCGGCAGATACTGCCGCCATCGGATCGATCCTCATTCCGGCCATGGCGAAATCGGGATATTCAAAGGAATTCGCTACTGCCGTTACCATAACATCTTCTCCGATCGGCAACCTCATCCCTCCGAGCATTACGCTGGTGATATTCGGCTGGCTTGCCGGGGTACAGATATCGCGGCTTTTTATCGCCGGCATAGTACCGGGGATCCTCGTGGGATGCATGCTGATGGCTCTTTCCTTTTTTATTTCCAAAAAGCACAACTTCGGAACACACCAGGAGTTTGACCTGAAGGAGCTCTGGCTCTCGTTCGTAGATTCGCTGCCCGCGCTGGTCCTTCCCATCATTATTCTCGGCGGCATGTTTACGGGAATTTTCACCGCAACTGAGGCTGCGGCTGTTGCCGTGGTGTATAGCTTTCTCATCAGTATTTTCATTTACAGAAAACCGGCACTTTCGGAACTTCCGGCCGTTTTTGTCAAATCGTGCAAGTTGTCGGGGGGAGTGGTTTTGCTTATTGCAATGACCGGCGGCTTCGGATGGATTATGAGTATTGAAAAGATTCCCCAGTATCTCAGTGCGGCGTTCCTTTCCGTAACTCCGAACGGTCTTGTCTTCCTGTTTTCCGTGATTGCGATTTCGCTCATCGTGGGGTGTTTCCTGACGCCAACCTCCGCACTCGTTCTGCTGGTTCCGATACTTTTCCCGGTCGCGCAGACCTTCAGGGTGGATCCTCTGCACTTTGGAATGGTGCTGGTTTCCGCCCTGGTTATCGGCCACGTTACTCCCCCCGTGGGGCTCTGCCTGTATATCGGGTCGAGCATCAGCGGAATTCCGGTGTCAAAGCTTATCAAACCCATCATGCCGTTTTTCGGAGTGCTGGTGCTTCTGAGTGTTTTGATCGCTCTTTTCCCTGAAATCGTGCTCCTGTTGCCTCGGCTGCTTCTTTGA
- a CDS encoding TRAP transporter small permease, translating into MYKTYLLLVCSTGLTAALILLAIVVLIFLQVLFRYIIHQPLSWTVELSRFLFAWVSMLGAAAAAPEIFNQGMDLLVRKFSEKAQVVSDVAARIFTALTSCALIVYAVDLVGRVHSQLSSVLRIRMSLVYAAIPAGLVLFLVIFSLDSLILYKKLERSAGESFIAKLKRVAGE; encoded by the coding sequence GTGTATAAAACCTATCTTCTCCTGGTGTGCAGCACCGGACTGACGGCAGCGCTTATTCTGCTGGCAATAGTTGTTCTGATTTTTTTGCAGGTTCTTTTCCGTTATATTATCCATCAGCCCCTTTCATGGACGGTGGAGCTTTCACGCTTTCTCTTCGCCTGGGTATCCATGCTCGGAGCGGCGGCGGCGGCTCCGGAGATTTTCAACCAGGGGATGGATCTTCTCGTTAGAAAGTTTTCAGAAAAAGCACAGGTCGTGTCGGATGTGGCCGCCCGAATTTTCACAGCCCTGACAAGCTGCGCCCTGATAGTGTATGCCGTAGACCTGGTTGGAAGAGTGCATTCCCAGCTTTCTTCGGTTCTCAGGATAAGGATGAGTTTGGTGTACGCCGCGATCCCTGCGGGGCTTGTGCTGTTCCTGGTCATCTTTTCCCTTGATTCGCTGATCCTTTACAAAAAGCTTGAGCGCAGCGCCGGAGAATCGTTCATAGCAAAATTAAAACGAGTGGCGGGGGAGTAG
- a CDS encoding sugar phosphate isomerase/epimerase family protein, giving the protein MKIAFSTGFLRPDSLETVVKISNRSGIRVLELWEHDGLFQDVSDPDEVRSRFDEEGIAVNSVHAPFPDGALLPPAERQAFLLRFERVCRKGKVYGASYVVFHPVLIEGDTYQGPEELQSLEQSVLFWKEIARIAGVYGLRTAFENLPRCRAWPEGLTPMMTAGLLKSAGAENAGICLDISHAFALNISEHVCDELPGMSLFGVHVSDGILGNCSDRHLPPGEGDFGWERFLELMGRHHATVPLVIEVRSPYLDEAMLEKVSVFLSGKN; this is encoded by the coding sequence ATGAAAATCGCTTTTTCCACAGGTTTTTTGCGCCCCGATTCCTTGGAAACAGTGGTGAAGATCTCCAACAGGTCAGGAATTCGCGTGTTGGAGCTGTGGGAGCATGACGGTCTGTTCCAGGATGTTTCGGATCCGGATGAGGTCCGCTCCCGGTTCGACGAGGAAGGCATTGCGGTCAATTCAGTCCATGCACCTTTTCCGGACGGCGCTCTTCTTCCTCCGGCCGAAAGACAGGCCTTTCTTCTCCGCTTTGAAAGGGTCTGCCGGAAGGGGAAGGTCTACGGAGCCTCTTACGTAGTTTTCCATCCTGTGCTCATTGAAGGTGATACCTACCAGGGACCGGAGGAGCTTCAATCACTTGAGCAGTCTGTCCTTTTCTGGAAAGAAATAGCCCGAATCGCAGGAGTTTATGGTCTGCGGACGGCATTTGAAAATCTGCCCCGGTGCCGTGCATGGCCCGAAGGTCTCACCCCGATGATGACCGCCGGTCTCCTCAAATCTGCCGGCGCAGAAAACGCCGGTATCTGCCTCGATATTTCCCACGCCTTTGCTTTGAACATTTCAGAACATGTTTGTGATGAGCTTCCCGGTATGAGCCTTTTCGGCGTTCATGTGTCGGACGGTATCCTTGGCAATTGCAGTGACCGTCATCTTCCTCCGGGGGAGGGTGATTTCGGCTGGGAAAGATTCCTTGAACTGATGGGCAGGCACCATGCAACAGTCCCCCTTGTCATCGAAGTCAGAAGTCCCTATCTCGACGAAGCCATGCTGGAAAAAGTCTCCGTTTTTTTATCGGGGAAGAATTGA
- a CDS encoding DJ-1 family glyoxalase III: protein MTIHVLVPLAEGFEEIEAVTPIDVLRRAGVDVTVASVGGPVVKGARGILLEADKTLDECADKDYDMIVLPGGMPGAVNLAGSAVLAGMLRRHREKDLPLAAICAAPAVVLNPLGLLGENRVACHPSVREKLGDTNRTEERICVGKKLVTAAGPGVAMEFALALVELLQGREKAEELAKAMVVI from the coding sequence ATGACCATACATGTTCTTGTTCCCCTGGCGGAGGGTTTTGAGGAGATCGAAGCGGTGACGCCCATTGACGTGCTGCGGCGGGCCGGTGTGGATGTGACCGTGGCGTCCGTCGGCGGGCCGGTGGTGAAGGGCGCCCGGGGTATTCTCCTGGAAGCCGACAAGACTCTTGACGAGTGTGCGGACAAAGATTATGACATGATCGTCCTGCCTGGCGGCATGCCAGGTGCGGTGAATCTTGCCGGTTCTGCCGTGCTTGCCGGCATGCTGAGGAGGCACCGCGAAAAGGATCTTCCCCTGGCGGCCATATGTGCCGCCCCGGCGGTGGTGCTGAACCCCCTGGGGCTTCTAGGGGAGAATCGTGTGGCCTGCCATCCGTCGGTCCGGGAAAAACTGGGTGATACGAACCGGACGGAGGAGCGCATCTGCGTCGGGAAAAAACTTGTGACTGCCGCCGGGCCCGGCGTGGCCATGGAGTTCGCCCTTGCGCTGGTGGAGCTTCTGCAAGGCAGGGAAAAGGCTGAAGAACTTGCGAAGGCTATGGTGGTAATTTAA
- a CDS encoding TRAP transporter substrate-binding protein: MRKLVIGTLISAVILCGTIVPVFASAEHVLVFGHVQPTDHPYHLMAEKFKEELESLSGGRVAVEIHPGGSLGNERDLVEGLKLGTVDVSTITSALTATFVPEFGVFSLPFLFESFEQMYKVMDSPIGEEFAANLEREGLIKLGFNSGGARSMYASKPVNTLDDLQKMKIRTMEDHIYVETWNNLGALATPLPWGDVYTALDTGMVDGAEGAMISYKSMGFYDPAPYVTVINYIFSWHNFMMSKAALDKLPADLQEMVLTAGKRAQDFQRALVVEEEKSLLEVLEKEHGCKIIYPKDLETWRKKAMPVYEKRAAEVGGMELIEKIQKAGQ; encoded by the coding sequence ATGAGAAAACTGGTAATAGGTACGCTGATTTCCGCAGTTATTCTGTGCGGCACGATAGTTCCTGTTTTCGCGTCGGCAGAGCATGTCCTGGTGTTCGGTCATGTTCAACCGACGGACCACCCGTACCACCTGATGGCCGAGAAGTTCAAAGAAGAGCTGGAGTCCCTTAGCGGAGGACGGGTGGCGGTTGAAATACACCCTGGTGGTTCTCTAGGTAACGAGAGGGACCTTGTGGAAGGTTTGAAGCTTGGGACCGTCGATGTGTCGACGATAACCTCTGCCCTGACGGCGACTTTTGTTCCAGAGTTCGGTGTTTTCAGCCTCCCGTTCCTTTTCGAGAGTTTTGAACAAATGTACAAGGTTATGGACAGTCCCATTGGAGAAGAGTTCGCCGCGAACCTTGAGCGTGAAGGACTTATCAAGCTTGGCTTCAACAGCGGTGGCGCGCGGAGCATGTATGCCTCAAAACCTGTAAACACTCTTGACGATCTTCAGAAGATGAAGATCCGGACTATGGAAGACCACATCTACGTGGAGACGTGGAACAATCTTGGTGCCCTTGCCACTCCGCTGCCCTGGGGAGATGTCTACACCGCGCTTGATACTGGTATGGTGGATGGGGCCGAAGGGGCGATGATCAGCTACAAGTCCATGGGGTTCTATGATCCGGCCCCCTATGTTACCGTAATAAACTATATTTTTAGCTGGCATAACTTCATGATGTCTAAAGCTGCACTGGACAAGCTTCCCGCAGACCTCCAGGAAATGGTTCTCACTGCGGGCAAAAGAGCCCAGGATTTCCAGAGGGCACTCGTGGTGGAGGAGGAAAAAAGCCTGCTTGAGGTTCTTGAAAAAGAACACGGCTGCAAAATAATTTATCCGAAAGACCTGGAGACTTGGCGGAAGAAGGCCATGCCCGTGTATGAAAAGAGGGCTGCGGAGGTTGGTGGAATGGAGCTTATCGAGAAAATCCAGAAGGCCGGGCAATAA